The following proteins come from a genomic window of Sebastes fasciatus isolate fSebFas1 chromosome 6, fSebFas1.pri, whole genome shotgun sequence:
- the ddhd2 gene encoding triacylglycerol hydrolase DDHD2 isoform X2, producing MSHSPGEEGGLSQAAPDANTQELLDSPTQTVATGNTPEDQVSPAVDEASPCSTSSFEMLDMESVPAPYKEVQPHWFFCRRADDNTSWLPFSREDSDKLENACNTVGDEEDEVVISADGERYDVHVKERKRYAVYWEQSPTEVRRCTWFYKGDKDIRFMPYPEDFSKSLEEAYMIAVTLDEWKRKLEFPNGETVILHNPKLIMQYQPIGLQEEWVSSPSWVSSPSEQTRPRTVKRGVDNISVEIPDGEPEKVDHLVFMVHGIGPACDLRFRSIIQCVNDFRSASLSLLASHYKQAQQDGQVGRVEFLPVNWHSALHGDATGVDEDIQRITLPSISRLRHFTNDTLLDLFFYNSPTYCQTIVDTVASEINKLHTLFKQRHSEFKGAISVVGHSLGSLILFDLLTNQRTGSDAREGVPSGEPFHLNCDTLQQTLTRLGLQQYLDTLQAENLDLESLALCQDGDLKDLGIPLGPRKKILNYVRRKWLSEGCKTGAVRLPPGLQVQPQVTSDGDGNQSPGLTMEPPQFHRAQSVTNSVDYEYFNVGIGQVSIDYPQLAFHPQTFFAFGSPIGMFLTVRGLKQIDPNYAFPTCKSFYNIYHPYDPVAYRLEPMIVTEVDLEPMLIPHHKGRKRMHLELKDSFTRMSMDLKNNVLGSLRTAWQSFARVPVAALPPLDARDTTIERDLQEPQASATSASAKREEKSADFWTKILEWPRALHKHYFQGVCEEAESSESAEQTEQPEIKVGMLNGGRRIDYVLQEKPIESFNEYLFAIQSHLCYWESEDTALLLLKEIYDKLDVAIEQPQQ from the exons ATGTCACACAGTCCTGGTGAAGAGGGGGGTCTATCTCAGGCAGCCCCAGACGCCAACACCCAAGAACTGTTGGACAGCCCCACTCAGACTGTGGCGACAGGGAACACACCTGAAGATCAG GTGTCGCCTGCGGTGGATGAGGCCTCCCCTTGTTCCACGTCCTCCTTTGAGATGCTTGACATGGAGTCGGTCCCAGCTCCTTATAAAGAAGTGCAGCCTCACTGGTTCTTCTGTCGACGAGCCGATGACAACACCTCCTGGCTTCCTTTCAGCAGAGAAGACTCTGATAAACTAGAGAATGCCTGCAACACTG TAGGAGACGAGGAGGATGAGGTGGTGATATCTGCGGATGGAGAGCGGTATGACGTACACGTCAAGGAGAGGAAGCGCTACGCTGTGTACTGGGAGCAAAGCCCCACTGAAGTACGCCGCTGTACCTGGTTCTATAAAGGAGATAAAGACATCAGGTTCATGCCTTACCCTGAGGACTTCAGCAAGAGTCTGGAG GAGGCCTATATGATAGCAGTGACCTTAGATGAATGGAAGAGGAAACTAGAATTTCCCAATGGAGAGACTGTCATCTTACACAATCCCAAA CTGATAATGCAGTATCAGCCAATAGGATTGCAGGAAGAGTGGGTGTCCTCCCCCTCGTGGGTGTCCTCCCCCTCGGAGCAGACCCGGCCTCGAACAGTCAAGAGGGGAGTGGACAACATCTCTGTAGAAATACCTGATG GTGAACCAGAAAAGGTGGACCACCTTGTCTTTATGGTCCATGGCATCGGCCCTGCATGTGACTTGCGCTTCAGATCCATCATACAGTGTG TAAATGACTTCAGGAGTGCTTCCCTATCCCTCCTGGCCTCTCACTATAAGCAAGCTCAGCAGGATGGCCAGGTAGGAAGGGTGGAGTTCCTCCCAGTCAACTGGCACAGCGCTCTACACGGGGATGCCACTGGTGTGGACGA AGACATCCAGAGGATCACTCTACCCAGCATTAGCAGGCTGAGACATTTCACCAACGACACTCTGCTGGACCTGTTTTTCTATAACAGCCCCACCTACTGCCAGACCATAGTGGACACAGTGGCTTCAGAGATCAACAAGCTCCACACCCTCTTTaaacagagacactcagagttTAAAGGGGCCATTTCAGTAGTGGGCCATAGCCTGG GTTCTCTGATTCTGTTTGAcctgctgaccaatcagaggacTGGATCAGATGCCAGAGAGGGG GTGCCCTCTGGTGAGCCTTTTCATCTGAACTGTGACACACTGCAGCAGACTCTGACCAGACTCGGCCTGCAGCAATACCTGGATACGCTACAGGCAGAAAACCTAGACCTGGAATCactg GCTCTTTGCCAAGACGGTGATCTCAAAGATTTAGGAATCCCCCTTGGACCTCGGAAGAAGATCCTGAACTACGTCAGGAGGAAATGGCTTTCAGAG GGTTGTAAGACGGGGGCAGTACGTCTGCCACCAGGGTTGCAAGTTCAACCTCAAGTGACCAGCGATGGCGATGGTAACCAGTCTCCAGGATTGACGATGGAGCCGCCCCAGTTCCACAGGGCGCAGTCTGTCACCAATTCTGTAGACTACGAATACTTTAACGTCGGCATTGGACAG GTATCCATTGATTACCCACAGCTGGCTTTCCACCCTCAGACATTTTTTGCTTTTGGCTCTCCTATTGGAATGTTCCTGACCGTCCGTGGGCTCAAACAAATCGATCCCAACTACGCCTTCCCAACCTGCAAGAGCTTTTACAACATCTACCACCCG TATGACCCTGTGGCCTATCGGTTGGAGCCGATGATTGTAACAGAGGTGGATCTGGAGCCCATGCTGATCCCTCATCATAAAGGCCGCAAGAGAATGCACCTGG AACTAAAGGACAGCTTTACCCGTATGAGCATGGATTTGAAGAACAACGTTTTGGGATCGTTACGGACGGCATGGCAGTCCTTTGCCAGAGTGCCAGTTGCTGCACTGCCCCCGTTGGATGCAAGAGACACTACAATAGAGAGAGACCTTCAAGAGCCACAGG CCTCAGCCACTTCTGCTTCTGCTAAGAGGGAAGAGAAAAGTGCTGATTTTTGGACTAAAATACTGGAGTGGCCCAGGGCCCTTCATAAGCATTACTTCCAAG GAGTGTGTGAGGAGGCAGAGTCCTCGGAGTCAGCGGAGCAGACCGAGCAGCCTGAGATTAAAGTGGGTATGTTGAACGGAGGACGAAGGATCGACTACGTACTTCAGGAAAAACCCATCGAGAGCTTCAACGAGTACCTGTTTGCCATCCAGTCTCATCTGTGTTACTG GGAATCTGAGGACACTGCTCTCCTGCTGCTGAAGGAGATCTACGACAAGCTAGATGTGGCCATAGAACAGCCACAACAATAA
- the ddhd2 gene encoding triacylglycerol hydrolase DDHD2 isoform X1, with amino-acid sequence MSHSPGEEGGLSQAAPDANTQELLDSPTQTVATGNTPEDQVSPAVDEASPCSTSSFEMLDMESVPAPYKEVQPHWFFCRRADDNTSWLPFSREDSDKLENACNTVGDEEDEVVISADGERYDVHVKERKRYAVYWEQSPTEVRRCTWFYKGDKDIRFMPYPEDFSKSLEEAYMIAVTLDEWKRKLEFPNGETVILHNPKLIMQYQPIGLQEEWVSSPSWVSSPSEQTRPRTVKRGVDNISVEIPDGEPEKVDHLVFMVHGIGPACDLRFRSIIQCVNDFRSASLSLLASHYKQAQQDGQVGRVEFLPVNWHSALHGDATGVDEDIQRITLPSISRLRHFTNDTLLDLFFYNSPTYCQTIVDTVASEINKLHTLFKQRHSEFKGAISVVGHSLGSLILFDLLTNQRTGSDAREGVPSGEPFHLNCDTLQQTLTRLGLQQYLDTLQAENLDLESLALCQDGDLKDLGIPLGPRKKILNYVRRKWLSEGCKTGAVRLPPGLQVQPQVTSDGDGNQSPGLTMEPPQFHRAQSVTNSVDYEYFNVGIGQTNGGIAKGQVSIDYPQLAFHPQTFFAFGSPIGMFLTVRGLKQIDPNYAFPTCKSFYNIYHPYDPVAYRLEPMIVTEVDLEPMLIPHHKGRKRMHLELKDSFTRMSMDLKNNVLGSLRTAWQSFARVPVAALPPLDARDTTIERDLQEPQASATSASAKREEKSADFWTKILEWPRALHKHYFQGVCEEAESSESAEQTEQPEIKVGMLNGGRRIDYVLQEKPIESFNEYLFAIQSHLCYWESEDTALLLLKEIYDKLDVAIEQPQQ; translated from the exons ATGTCACACAGTCCTGGTGAAGAGGGGGGTCTATCTCAGGCAGCCCCAGACGCCAACACCCAAGAACTGTTGGACAGCCCCACTCAGACTGTGGCGACAGGGAACACACCTGAAGATCAG GTGTCGCCTGCGGTGGATGAGGCCTCCCCTTGTTCCACGTCCTCCTTTGAGATGCTTGACATGGAGTCGGTCCCAGCTCCTTATAAAGAAGTGCAGCCTCACTGGTTCTTCTGTCGACGAGCCGATGACAACACCTCCTGGCTTCCTTTCAGCAGAGAAGACTCTGATAAACTAGAGAATGCCTGCAACACTG TAGGAGACGAGGAGGATGAGGTGGTGATATCTGCGGATGGAGAGCGGTATGACGTACACGTCAAGGAGAGGAAGCGCTACGCTGTGTACTGGGAGCAAAGCCCCACTGAAGTACGCCGCTGTACCTGGTTCTATAAAGGAGATAAAGACATCAGGTTCATGCCTTACCCTGAGGACTTCAGCAAGAGTCTGGAG GAGGCCTATATGATAGCAGTGACCTTAGATGAATGGAAGAGGAAACTAGAATTTCCCAATGGAGAGACTGTCATCTTACACAATCCCAAA CTGATAATGCAGTATCAGCCAATAGGATTGCAGGAAGAGTGGGTGTCCTCCCCCTCGTGGGTGTCCTCCCCCTCGGAGCAGACCCGGCCTCGAACAGTCAAGAGGGGAGTGGACAACATCTCTGTAGAAATACCTGATG GTGAACCAGAAAAGGTGGACCACCTTGTCTTTATGGTCCATGGCATCGGCCCTGCATGTGACTTGCGCTTCAGATCCATCATACAGTGTG TAAATGACTTCAGGAGTGCTTCCCTATCCCTCCTGGCCTCTCACTATAAGCAAGCTCAGCAGGATGGCCAGGTAGGAAGGGTGGAGTTCCTCCCAGTCAACTGGCACAGCGCTCTACACGGGGATGCCACTGGTGTGGACGA AGACATCCAGAGGATCACTCTACCCAGCATTAGCAGGCTGAGACATTTCACCAACGACACTCTGCTGGACCTGTTTTTCTATAACAGCCCCACCTACTGCCAGACCATAGTGGACACAGTGGCTTCAGAGATCAACAAGCTCCACACCCTCTTTaaacagagacactcagagttTAAAGGGGCCATTTCAGTAGTGGGCCATAGCCTGG GTTCTCTGATTCTGTTTGAcctgctgaccaatcagaggacTGGATCAGATGCCAGAGAGGGG GTGCCCTCTGGTGAGCCTTTTCATCTGAACTGTGACACACTGCAGCAGACTCTGACCAGACTCGGCCTGCAGCAATACCTGGATACGCTACAGGCAGAAAACCTAGACCTGGAATCactg GCTCTTTGCCAAGACGGTGATCTCAAAGATTTAGGAATCCCCCTTGGACCTCGGAAGAAGATCCTGAACTACGTCAGGAGGAAATGGCTTTCAGAG GGTTGTAAGACGGGGGCAGTACGTCTGCCACCAGGGTTGCAAGTTCAACCTCAAGTGACCAGCGATGGCGATGGTAACCAGTCTCCAGGATTGACGATGGAGCCGCCCCAGTTCCACAGGGCGCAGTCTGTCACCAATTCTGTAGACTACGAATACTTTAACGTCGGCATTGGACAG ACCAATGGAGGCATAGCCAAGGGACAG GTATCCATTGATTACCCACAGCTGGCTTTCCACCCTCAGACATTTTTTGCTTTTGGCTCTCCTATTGGAATGTTCCTGACCGTCCGTGGGCTCAAACAAATCGATCCCAACTACGCCTTCCCAACCTGCAAGAGCTTTTACAACATCTACCACCCG TATGACCCTGTGGCCTATCGGTTGGAGCCGATGATTGTAACAGAGGTGGATCTGGAGCCCATGCTGATCCCTCATCATAAAGGCCGCAAGAGAATGCACCTGG AACTAAAGGACAGCTTTACCCGTATGAGCATGGATTTGAAGAACAACGTTTTGGGATCGTTACGGACGGCATGGCAGTCCTTTGCCAGAGTGCCAGTTGCTGCACTGCCCCCGTTGGATGCAAGAGACACTACAATAGAGAGAGACCTTCAAGAGCCACAGG CCTCAGCCACTTCTGCTTCTGCTAAGAGGGAAGAGAAAAGTGCTGATTTTTGGACTAAAATACTGGAGTGGCCCAGGGCCCTTCATAAGCATTACTTCCAAG GAGTGTGTGAGGAGGCAGAGTCCTCGGAGTCAGCGGAGCAGACCGAGCAGCCTGAGATTAAAGTGGGTATGTTGAACGGAGGACGAAGGATCGACTACGTACTTCAGGAAAAACCCATCGAGAGCTTCAACGAGTACCTGTTTGCCATCCAGTCTCATCTGTGTTACTG GGAATCTGAGGACACTGCTCTCCTGCTGCTGAAGGAGATCTACGACAAGCTAGATGTGGCCATAGAACAGCCACAACAATAA
- the ddhd2 gene encoding triacylglycerol hydrolase DDHD2 isoform X4: MSHSPGEEGGLSQAAPDANTQELLDSPTQTVATGNTPEDQVSPAVDEASPCSTSSFEMLDMESVPAPYKEVQPHWFFCRRADDNTSWLPFSREDSDKLENACNTVGDEEDEVVISADGERYDVHVKERKRYAVYWEQSPTEVRRCTWFYKGDKDIRFMPYPEDFSKSLEEAYMIAVTLDEWKRKLEFPNGETVILHNPKLIMQYQPIGLQEEWVSSPSWVSSPSEQTRPRTVKRGVDNISVEIPDGEPEKVDHLVFMVHGIGPACDLRFRSIIQCVNDFRSASLSLLASHYKQAQQDGQVGRVEFLPVNWHSALHGDATGVDEDIQRITLPSISRLRHFTNDTLLDLFFYNSPTYCQTIVDTVASEINKLHTLFKQRHSEFKGAISVVGHSLGSLILFDLLTNQRTGSDAREGVPSGEPFHLNCDTLQQTLTRLGLQQYLDTLQAENLDLESLALCQDGDLKDLGIPLGPRKKILNYVRRKWLSEGCKTGAVRLPPGLQVQPQVTSDGDGNQSPGLTMEPPQFHRAQSVTNSVDYEYFNVGIGQVSIDYPQLAFHPQTFFAFGSPIGMFLTVRGLKQIDPNYAFPTCKSFYNIYHPYDPVAYRLEPMIVTEVDLEPMLIPHHKGRKRMHLELKDSFTRMSMDLKNNVLGSLRTAWQSFARVPVAALPPLDARDTTIERDLQEPQGVCEEAESSESAEQTEQPEIKVGMLNGGRRIDYVLQEKPIESFNEYLFAIQSHLCYWESEDTALLLLKEIYDKLDVAIEQPQQ; encoded by the exons ATGTCACACAGTCCTGGTGAAGAGGGGGGTCTATCTCAGGCAGCCCCAGACGCCAACACCCAAGAACTGTTGGACAGCCCCACTCAGACTGTGGCGACAGGGAACACACCTGAAGATCAG GTGTCGCCTGCGGTGGATGAGGCCTCCCCTTGTTCCACGTCCTCCTTTGAGATGCTTGACATGGAGTCGGTCCCAGCTCCTTATAAAGAAGTGCAGCCTCACTGGTTCTTCTGTCGACGAGCCGATGACAACACCTCCTGGCTTCCTTTCAGCAGAGAAGACTCTGATAAACTAGAGAATGCCTGCAACACTG TAGGAGACGAGGAGGATGAGGTGGTGATATCTGCGGATGGAGAGCGGTATGACGTACACGTCAAGGAGAGGAAGCGCTACGCTGTGTACTGGGAGCAAAGCCCCACTGAAGTACGCCGCTGTACCTGGTTCTATAAAGGAGATAAAGACATCAGGTTCATGCCTTACCCTGAGGACTTCAGCAAGAGTCTGGAG GAGGCCTATATGATAGCAGTGACCTTAGATGAATGGAAGAGGAAACTAGAATTTCCCAATGGAGAGACTGTCATCTTACACAATCCCAAA CTGATAATGCAGTATCAGCCAATAGGATTGCAGGAAGAGTGGGTGTCCTCCCCCTCGTGGGTGTCCTCCCCCTCGGAGCAGACCCGGCCTCGAACAGTCAAGAGGGGAGTGGACAACATCTCTGTAGAAATACCTGATG GTGAACCAGAAAAGGTGGACCACCTTGTCTTTATGGTCCATGGCATCGGCCCTGCATGTGACTTGCGCTTCAGATCCATCATACAGTGTG TAAATGACTTCAGGAGTGCTTCCCTATCCCTCCTGGCCTCTCACTATAAGCAAGCTCAGCAGGATGGCCAGGTAGGAAGGGTGGAGTTCCTCCCAGTCAACTGGCACAGCGCTCTACACGGGGATGCCACTGGTGTGGACGA AGACATCCAGAGGATCACTCTACCCAGCATTAGCAGGCTGAGACATTTCACCAACGACACTCTGCTGGACCTGTTTTTCTATAACAGCCCCACCTACTGCCAGACCATAGTGGACACAGTGGCTTCAGAGATCAACAAGCTCCACACCCTCTTTaaacagagacactcagagttTAAAGGGGCCATTTCAGTAGTGGGCCATAGCCTGG GTTCTCTGATTCTGTTTGAcctgctgaccaatcagaggacTGGATCAGATGCCAGAGAGGGG GTGCCCTCTGGTGAGCCTTTTCATCTGAACTGTGACACACTGCAGCAGACTCTGACCAGACTCGGCCTGCAGCAATACCTGGATACGCTACAGGCAGAAAACCTAGACCTGGAATCactg GCTCTTTGCCAAGACGGTGATCTCAAAGATTTAGGAATCCCCCTTGGACCTCGGAAGAAGATCCTGAACTACGTCAGGAGGAAATGGCTTTCAGAG GGTTGTAAGACGGGGGCAGTACGTCTGCCACCAGGGTTGCAAGTTCAACCTCAAGTGACCAGCGATGGCGATGGTAACCAGTCTCCAGGATTGACGATGGAGCCGCCCCAGTTCCACAGGGCGCAGTCTGTCACCAATTCTGTAGACTACGAATACTTTAACGTCGGCATTGGACAG GTATCCATTGATTACCCACAGCTGGCTTTCCACCCTCAGACATTTTTTGCTTTTGGCTCTCCTATTGGAATGTTCCTGACCGTCCGTGGGCTCAAACAAATCGATCCCAACTACGCCTTCCCAACCTGCAAGAGCTTTTACAACATCTACCACCCG TATGACCCTGTGGCCTATCGGTTGGAGCCGATGATTGTAACAGAGGTGGATCTGGAGCCCATGCTGATCCCTCATCATAAAGGCCGCAAGAGAATGCACCTGG AACTAAAGGACAGCTTTACCCGTATGAGCATGGATTTGAAGAACAACGTTTTGGGATCGTTACGGACGGCATGGCAGTCCTTTGCCAGAGTGCCAGTTGCTGCACTGCCCCCGTTGGATGCAAGAGACACTACAATAGAGAGAGACCTTCAAGAGCCACAGG GAGTGTGTGAGGAGGCAGAGTCCTCGGAGTCAGCGGAGCAGACCGAGCAGCCTGAGATTAAAGTGGGTATGTTGAACGGAGGACGAAGGATCGACTACGTACTTCAGGAAAAACCCATCGAGAGCTTCAACGAGTACCTGTTTGCCATCCAGTCTCATCTGTGTTACTG GGAATCTGAGGACACTGCTCTCCTGCTGCTGAAGGAGATCTACGACAAGCTAGATGTGGCCATAGAACAGCCACAACAATAA
- the ddhd2 gene encoding triacylglycerol hydrolase DDHD2 isoform X3 encodes MSHSPGEEGGLSQAAPDANTQELLDSPTQTVATGNTPEDQVSPAVDEASPCSTSSFEMLDMESVPAPYKEVQPHWFFCRRADDNTSWLPFSREDSDKLENACNTVGDEEDEVVISADGERYDVHVKERKRYAVYWEQSPTEVRRCTWFYKGDKDIRFMPYPEDFSKSLEEAYMIAVTLDEWKRKLEFPNGETVILHNPKLIMQYQPIGLQEEWVSSPSWVSSPSEQTRPRTVKRGVDNISVEIPDGEPEKVDHLVFMVHGIGPACDLRFRSIIQCVNDFRSASLSLLASHYKQAQQDGQVGRVEFLPVNWHSALHGDATGVDEDIQRITLPSISRLRHFTNDTLLDLFFYNSPTYCQTIVDTVASEINKLHTLFKQRHSEFKGAISVVGHSLGSLILFDLLTNQRTGSDAREGVPSGEPFHLNCDTLQQTLTRLGLQQYLDTLQAENLDLESLALCQDGDLKDLGIPLGPRKKILNYVRRKWLSEGCKTGAVRLPPGLQVQPQVTSDGDGNQSPGLTMEPPQFHRAQSVTNSVDYEYFNVGIGQTNGGIAKGQVSIDYPQLAFHPQTFFAFGSPIGMFLTVRGLKQIDPNYAFPTCKSFYNIYHPYDPVAYRLEPMIVTEVDLEPMLIPHHKGRKRMHLELKDSFTRMSMDLKNNVLGSLRTAWQSFARVPVAALPPLDARDTTIERDLQEPQGVCEEAESSESAEQTEQPEIKVGMLNGGRRIDYVLQEKPIESFNEYLFAIQSHLCYWESEDTALLLLKEIYDKLDVAIEQPQQ; translated from the exons ATGTCACACAGTCCTGGTGAAGAGGGGGGTCTATCTCAGGCAGCCCCAGACGCCAACACCCAAGAACTGTTGGACAGCCCCACTCAGACTGTGGCGACAGGGAACACACCTGAAGATCAG GTGTCGCCTGCGGTGGATGAGGCCTCCCCTTGTTCCACGTCCTCCTTTGAGATGCTTGACATGGAGTCGGTCCCAGCTCCTTATAAAGAAGTGCAGCCTCACTGGTTCTTCTGTCGACGAGCCGATGACAACACCTCCTGGCTTCCTTTCAGCAGAGAAGACTCTGATAAACTAGAGAATGCCTGCAACACTG TAGGAGACGAGGAGGATGAGGTGGTGATATCTGCGGATGGAGAGCGGTATGACGTACACGTCAAGGAGAGGAAGCGCTACGCTGTGTACTGGGAGCAAAGCCCCACTGAAGTACGCCGCTGTACCTGGTTCTATAAAGGAGATAAAGACATCAGGTTCATGCCTTACCCTGAGGACTTCAGCAAGAGTCTGGAG GAGGCCTATATGATAGCAGTGACCTTAGATGAATGGAAGAGGAAACTAGAATTTCCCAATGGAGAGACTGTCATCTTACACAATCCCAAA CTGATAATGCAGTATCAGCCAATAGGATTGCAGGAAGAGTGGGTGTCCTCCCCCTCGTGGGTGTCCTCCCCCTCGGAGCAGACCCGGCCTCGAACAGTCAAGAGGGGAGTGGACAACATCTCTGTAGAAATACCTGATG GTGAACCAGAAAAGGTGGACCACCTTGTCTTTATGGTCCATGGCATCGGCCCTGCATGTGACTTGCGCTTCAGATCCATCATACAGTGTG TAAATGACTTCAGGAGTGCTTCCCTATCCCTCCTGGCCTCTCACTATAAGCAAGCTCAGCAGGATGGCCAGGTAGGAAGGGTGGAGTTCCTCCCAGTCAACTGGCACAGCGCTCTACACGGGGATGCCACTGGTGTGGACGA AGACATCCAGAGGATCACTCTACCCAGCATTAGCAGGCTGAGACATTTCACCAACGACACTCTGCTGGACCTGTTTTTCTATAACAGCCCCACCTACTGCCAGACCATAGTGGACACAGTGGCTTCAGAGATCAACAAGCTCCACACCCTCTTTaaacagagacactcagagttTAAAGGGGCCATTTCAGTAGTGGGCCATAGCCTGG GTTCTCTGATTCTGTTTGAcctgctgaccaatcagaggacTGGATCAGATGCCAGAGAGGGG GTGCCCTCTGGTGAGCCTTTTCATCTGAACTGTGACACACTGCAGCAGACTCTGACCAGACTCGGCCTGCAGCAATACCTGGATACGCTACAGGCAGAAAACCTAGACCTGGAATCactg GCTCTTTGCCAAGACGGTGATCTCAAAGATTTAGGAATCCCCCTTGGACCTCGGAAGAAGATCCTGAACTACGTCAGGAGGAAATGGCTTTCAGAG GGTTGTAAGACGGGGGCAGTACGTCTGCCACCAGGGTTGCAAGTTCAACCTCAAGTGACCAGCGATGGCGATGGTAACCAGTCTCCAGGATTGACGATGGAGCCGCCCCAGTTCCACAGGGCGCAGTCTGTCACCAATTCTGTAGACTACGAATACTTTAACGTCGGCATTGGACAG ACCAATGGAGGCATAGCCAAGGGACAG GTATCCATTGATTACCCACAGCTGGCTTTCCACCCTCAGACATTTTTTGCTTTTGGCTCTCCTATTGGAATGTTCCTGACCGTCCGTGGGCTCAAACAAATCGATCCCAACTACGCCTTCCCAACCTGCAAGAGCTTTTACAACATCTACCACCCG TATGACCCTGTGGCCTATCGGTTGGAGCCGATGATTGTAACAGAGGTGGATCTGGAGCCCATGCTGATCCCTCATCATAAAGGCCGCAAGAGAATGCACCTGG AACTAAAGGACAGCTTTACCCGTATGAGCATGGATTTGAAGAACAACGTTTTGGGATCGTTACGGACGGCATGGCAGTCCTTTGCCAGAGTGCCAGTTGCTGCACTGCCCCCGTTGGATGCAAGAGACACTACAATAGAGAGAGACCTTCAAGAGCCACAGG GAGTGTGTGAGGAGGCAGAGTCCTCGGAGTCAGCGGAGCAGACCGAGCAGCCTGAGATTAAAGTGGGTATGTTGAACGGAGGACGAAGGATCGACTACGTACTTCAGGAAAAACCCATCGAGAGCTTCAACGAGTACCTGTTTGCCATCCAGTCTCATCTGTGTTACTG GGAATCTGAGGACACTGCTCTCCTGCTGCTGAAGGAGATCTACGACAAGCTAGATGTGGCCATAGAACAGCCACAACAATAA